One Qipengyuania aurantiaca genomic region harbors:
- a CDS encoding PilZ domain-containing protein, which translates to MTEADERDRRQPRLVLRLSTGVGQSGRAFDAEILNLSREGMLVKTQAELSLDDPLEVVLPQSGAVKAKVVWGADELYGCSFATPISQEELEAANDVASLDDDPDHRFGVDHETLGSRIKRLRVTRGHTMRGLAERVGVSKPTLWKWEGDQVRPRHETMQRLANELEVSELELVYGAPGLGKAAAIAEGEADATLSLAELVRVSRRRIAQAAGVDEASVDININWDNG; encoded by the coding sequence GTGACTGAAGCAGACGAAAGGGACCGGCGGCAACCGCGGCTGGTGCTGCGGCTGAGCACCGGCGTGGGCCAATCGGGCCGAGCTTTTGATGCCGAAATCCTGAATCTCTCGCGCGAAGGGATGCTGGTGAAAACCCAGGCCGAGCTGTCGTTGGACGACCCGCTCGAAGTCGTTTTGCCGCAAAGCGGCGCCGTAAAAGCAAAAGTCGTCTGGGGCGCGGACGAGCTTTACGGCTGCAGTTTCGCCACCCCGATTTCGCAGGAAGAGCTTGAGGCTGCGAACGATGTCGCCTCGCTCGACGACGATCCGGACCATCGCTTCGGTGTCGACCACGAGACGCTGGGAAGCCGGATCAAGCGCCTGCGCGTCACACGTGGGCACACCATGCGCGGCCTTGCCGAGCGCGTCGGGGTCAGCAAGCCGACGCTTTGGAAGTGGGAGGGCGACCAGGTGCGTCCCCGCCACGAAACGATGCAGCGCCTGGCGAATGAACTCGAAGTCAGCGAACTCGAGCTGGTTTACGGCGCGCCGGGGCTGGGCAAGGCGGCGGCCATTGCCGAAGGCGAAGCGGACGCGACCTTGTCGCTTGCCGAACTGGTGCGGGTGAGCCGCAGGCGGATCGCGCAGGCCGCTGGCGTCGATGAGGCCAGCGTCGACATCAATATCAACTGGGATAACGGCTGA
- a CDS encoding MATE family efflux transporter has product MTQDITPLPLPPETGSGSEGWRGEFAATLKLSWPLAAANLLQMLTYAIDVIFIARLGEAQLAASALAIALFGLVMWALSGLTGAVAPVAAAELGERAPALRPVRRSVRMALWLAVFSGIAGMGICLLLGPLMRATGQESEIIALALEYNTILVFSMVPFLINNVLRSFVSTLDRPIFATAITAAGIFVNALANYAFIFGNLGAPELGLRGAAVATIITTLVTLAAYVAAIRLDPRLYRYRIFGRWWFPDWPRFWHITRIGTPIALTISAEAGIFGAAAFLMGNIGATQLAAHTVALQIAALAFQIPFGVGQAATIRVGYFYGARNREGMRRAGWAGIVIGTGFMAVTALAMIVIPKPLLAIYIDPWDPKNAVLVGFAFQYIAIAAAFQLFDGMQAVAAGALRGLQDTRVPMWIAAFSYWVPGIGTSVYLGFFTPLEGMGVWIGLATGLTVAAILLTYRWARRDRLGLTVRPEAIKPPAA; this is encoded by the coding sequence ATGACACAAGACATCACCCCTTTGCCCCTGCCCCCCGAAACGGGATCCGGCAGCGAGGGCTGGCGCGGCGAATTTGCCGCGACCCTGAAGCTGAGCTGGCCGCTTGCTGCGGCGAACCTGCTGCAGATGCTGACTTACGCCATCGATGTGATCTTCATCGCTCGCCTGGGAGAGGCCCAGCTTGCCGCATCGGCGCTCGCCATCGCGCTGTTCGGTTTGGTCATGTGGGCGCTCTCGGGCCTGACCGGGGCCGTAGCTCCTGTTGCCGCTGCCGAGCTGGGCGAACGTGCGCCTGCGCTTAGGCCCGTGCGCCGTTCGGTCCGCATGGCCCTGTGGCTGGCGGTCTTCAGCGGTATTGCCGGTATGGGCATCTGCCTGCTGCTCGGGCCGCTGATGCGGGCGACGGGGCAGGAAAGCGAGATCATCGCGCTGGCGCTCGAATACAACACCATCCTGGTGTTTTCGATGGTGCCTTTTCTCATCAACAACGTCCTGCGCAGCTTCGTCTCGACACTGGACCGACCCATTTTCGCCACCGCGATTACCGCCGCCGGAATCTTCGTGAACGCGCTGGCGAACTACGCCTTCATCTTCGGCAATCTGGGCGCACCGGAGCTTGGGCTGCGAGGCGCGGCGGTCGCCACGATCATCACCACCCTGGTGACGCTGGCGGCCTATGTCGCCGCGATCCGGCTCGACCCGCGGCTTTACCGCTACCGCATCTTCGGACGCTGGTGGTTCCCAGACTGGCCGCGCTTCTGGCATATCACCCGCATCGGCACGCCGATCGCGCTCACCATCTCCGCCGAGGCCGGTATCTTCGGCGCCGCGGCCTTCCTGATGGGCAATATCGGCGCGACCCAGCTCGCGGCCCACACGGTCGCACTGCAGATCGCCGCGCTCGCCTTCCAGATACCCTTCGGCGTCGGGCAGGCAGCGACAATTCGGGTGGGCTACTTCTACGGCGCGCGGAATCGGGAAGGCATGCGCCGTGCCGGCTGGGCGGGCATTGTGATCGGCACCGGTTTCATGGCGGTGACCGCGCTGGCGATGATCGTCATCCCCAAGCCGCTGCTCGCAATCTATATCGACCCGTGGGACCCGAAAAACGCGGTTCTGGTGGGTTTTGCGTTCCAGTACATCGCTATCGCCGCCGCCTTCCAGCTGTTCGATGGCATGCAGGCCGTCGCGGCGGGCGCGCTGCGGGGACTACAGGATACGCGCGTGCCGATGTGGATCGCCGCCTTCTCATACTGGGTGCCGGGGATCGGGACGTCGGTCTATCTCGGTTTCTTCACCCCGCTCGAAGGCATGGGCGTGTGGATCGGCCTTGCGACCGGCCTGACCGTGGCCGCCATCCTGCTGACGTACCGGTGGGCGCGCCGAGACCGGCTAGGGCTGACGGTCAGGCCAGAGGCAATCAAGCCGCCCGCTGCGTGA
- a CDS encoding mechanosensitive ion channel family protein, translating into MQTDKAVSALTIPEHALLWLRLNMMDIAGAFAVLIFGLLAAKLISSWVERALARSDRFDATVANFLSNLVKYALWALVIVTVLTQFGVETTSILAALGGMALAVGLALQGTLSNVASGVMILVQRPFKIGEAISAASVTGTVQQIGLFTTELKQFDGLFVMVPNSELWNQAIVNFHRHPIRRFELIVGIAYSDSMEQARKELLALAAADERVLDDPKPVAFVASLDDSSVGIGLRVWCTTGDFVAVSWDLTERAKARFDDVGISIPFPQREVTQRAA; encoded by the coding sequence ATGCAGACCGACAAGGCCGTTTCGGCCCTGACCATCCCCGAGCACGCCCTTCTGTGGCTGCGGCTCAACATGATGGACATCGCCGGCGCCTTCGCCGTGCTGATCTTCGGACTGCTCGCCGCCAAGCTCATTTCTAGCTGGGTCGAACGGGCGCTGGCGCGTTCGGACCGGTTCGATGCGACGGTCGCGAACTTCCTCTCCAACCTCGTCAAATACGCGCTCTGGGCGCTGGTGATCGTCACCGTGCTCACGCAATTCGGAGTGGAGACGACCTCTATCCTGGCCGCGCTAGGCGGCATGGCGCTGGCGGTCGGCCTCGCGCTGCAGGGCACGCTGAGCAATGTCGCCTCGGGCGTGATGATCCTCGTCCAGCGACCTTTCAAGATCGGCGAGGCGATCTCGGCGGCGTCGGTCACCGGCACCGTCCAGCAGATCGGGCTCTTCACGACCGAGCTCAAGCAGTTCGACGGCCTCTTTGTGATGGTGCCCAATTCCGAGCTGTGGAACCAGGCGATCGTCAATTTCCATCGCCACCCGATCCGCCGCTTCGAGCTGATCGTCGGCATCGCTTACTCGGACAGCATGGAGCAGGCCCGCAAGGAATTGCTGGCGCTGGCCGCTGCCGACGAGCGCGTGCTGGACGATCCCAAGCCAGTAGCCTTCGTCGCCTCGCTCGACGACAGTTCGGTGGGCATCGGCCTGCGCGTCTGGTGTACGACGGGCGATTTCGTCGCGGTGAGCTGGGACCTGACCGAACGGGCCAAGGCCCGCTTCGACGATGTCGGTATCTCGATCCCGTTCCCGCAGCGCGAGGTCACGCAGCGGGCGGCTTGA
- the groES gene encoding co-chaperone GroES, with amino-acid sequence MAFRPLHDRVLVRRIEAEEKTAGGIIIPDSAKEKPSEGEVVAVGAGAKAEDGTVTPLDVKAGDRVLFGKWSGTEIKLDGEDLLIMKESDIMGIMG; translated from the coding sequence ATGGCATTTCGTCCGTTGCACGACCGCGTTCTCGTGCGCCGCATCGAAGCAGAAGAAAAGACCGCCGGCGGGATCATCATTCCCGACAGCGCCAAGGAAAAGCCGAGCGAAGGCGAAGTCGTCGCTGTCGGCGCAGGTGCGAAAGCCGAAGACGGCACCGTCACCCCGCTCGACGTGAAGGCTGGCGACCGCGTTCTGTTCGGCAAGTGGTCCGGCACCGAGATCAAGCTCGACGGCGAAGACCTGCTGATCATGAAGGAAAGCGACATCATGGGGATCATGGGCTGA
- the groL gene encoding chaperonin GroEL (60 kDa chaperone family; promotes refolding of misfolded polypeptides especially under stressful conditions; forms two stacked rings of heptamers to form a barrel-shaped 14mer; ends can be capped by GroES; misfolded proteins enter the barrel where they are refolded when GroES binds), whose amino-acid sequence MAAKDVKFGRDAREGILRGVDTLANAVKVTLGPKGRNVVIDKSFGAPRITKDGVSVAKEIELKDKFENMGAQMLKEVASKSNDAAGDGTTTATVLAQSIVTEGMKSVAAGMNPMDLKRGIDLAVEKVVADLANRSKEVSGSEEIAQVGIISANGDREVGEKIAEAMEKVGKEGVITVDESKGLEFELETVEGMQFDRGYLSPYFITNPEKMTVELENPYILIHEKKLSNLQAMLPVLEAAVQSGRPLLIIAEDIEGEALATLVVNKLRGGLKVAAVKAPGFGDRRKAMLQDISILTKGEMISEDLGIKLENVTLGMLGEAKRVTIDKDNTTIVDGAGSEDDIKARVSEIRTQIDNTSSDYDREKLQERLAKLAGGVAVIKVGGATEVEVKERKDRVDDALHATRAAVEEGIVPGGGTALLYASKALEGLAGVNDDQTRGIDIVRRALTAPVRQIATNAGHDGAVVSGKLFDSNDETLGFNAANDTYENLVAAGVIDPTKVVRTALQNAASVAGLLITTEAAVVDKPEDKAAPAMPDMGGMGGMGGMGF is encoded by the coding sequence ATGGCAGCCAAGGACGTTAAGTTCGGCCGCGACGCGCGCGAAGGCATCCTGCGCGGCGTCGACACCCTCGCCAACGCCGTCAAGGTCACGCTCGGCCCCAAGGGCCGCAATGTCGTGATCGACAAGAGCTTCGGCGCACCCCGCATCACCAAGGACGGCGTTTCCGTCGCCAAGGAAATCGAACTCAAGGACAAGTTCGAGAACATGGGCGCGCAGATGCTCAAGGAAGTCGCTTCGAAGTCGAACGACGCCGCCGGTGACGGCACCACCACTGCAACCGTTCTTGCCCAGTCGATCGTGACCGAAGGCATGAAGTCGGTCGCAGCGGGCATGAACCCGATGGACCTCAAGCGCGGCATCGACCTCGCTGTCGAGAAGGTCGTCGCAGACCTCGCCAACCGCTCGAAGGAAGTGTCGGGCAGCGAAGAAATCGCGCAGGTCGGCATCATCTCGGCCAATGGCGACCGTGAAGTCGGCGAGAAGATCGCCGAAGCCATGGAAAAGGTCGGCAAGGAAGGCGTGATCACCGTCGACGAGAGCAAGGGTCTCGAATTCGAGCTCGAAACCGTCGAAGGCATGCAGTTCGACCGCGGCTACCTGTCGCCCTACTTCATCACCAACCCGGAAAAGATGACGGTCGAACTCGAAAACCCGTACATCCTGATCCACGAGAAGAAGCTCTCGAACCTTCAGGCGATGCTCCCGGTTCTCGAAGCGGCTGTCCAGTCGGGCCGTCCGCTGCTGATCATCGCGGAAGACATCGAAGGCGAAGCGCTGGCGACCCTCGTGGTCAACAAGCTGCGCGGCGGCCTCAAGGTTGCAGCCGTCAAGGCACCGGGCTTCGGCGATCGTCGCAAGGCCATGCTGCAGGACATCTCGATCCTCACCAAGGGCGAGATGATTTCCGAAGACCTCGGCATCAAGCTGGAAAACGTCACGCTGGGCATGCTCGGTGAAGCGAAGCGCGTCACCATCGACAAGGACAACACGACCATCGTCGACGGTGCCGGCTCGGAAGACGACATCAAGGCCCGCGTTTCGGAAATCCGTACGCAGATCGACAACACCTCGAGCGACTACGACCGCGAGAAGCTGCAGGAACGCCTTGCCAAGCTCGCTGGCGGCGTGGCCGTCATCAAGGTCGGCGGTGCTACCGAAGTCGAAGTGAAGGAACGCAAGGACCGCGTTGACGACGCTCTCCACGCCACCCGCGCAGCCGTTGAAGAAGGCATCGTCCCGGGCGGCGGTACCGCGCTGCTCTACGCTTCGAAGGCTCTCGAAGGCCTCGCTGGCGTCAACGACGACCAGACCCGCGGCATCGACATCGTCCGCCGTGCGCTGACCGCTCCGGTCCGCCAGATTGCCACCAACGCCGGCCATGACGGTGCGGTCGTTTCGGGCAAGCTGTTCGACAGCAATGACGAAACCCTCGGCTTCAACGCAGCCAACGACACCTACGAAAACCTCGTGGCTGCCGGCGTCATCGACCCGACCAAGGTCGTCCGCACCGCGCTGCAGAACGCTGCTTCGGTCGCCGGCCTGCTGATCACGACGGAAGCTGCCGTCGTCGACAAGCCGGAAGACAAGGCCGCGCCCGCAATGCCCGACATGGGCGGCATGGGCGGTATGGGCGGCATGGGCTTCTAA
- a CDS encoding DUF411 domain-containing protein, which produces MTLSALTRSPLVLSLGLALTACAGAAQATEIAMYRDPNCGCCLAWLDHAKSWFGEADDEVSTKTIESQNIASVKEEFGVPADLVSCHTAIIEGYVIEGHVPAADVQRLLAARPEGVTGLAVPGMPIGSPGMEMGDRKDAYQVIAFGPEGRAVWSSYPGS; this is translated from the coding sequence ATGACGCTATCCGCCCTGACCCGTAGCCCGCTTGTCCTCTCGCTCGGCCTTGCGCTGACGGCTTGCGCCGGGGCCGCGCAGGCAACCGAGATCGCCATGTATCGCGATCCCAATTGCGGTTGCTGCCTAGCCTGGCTCGACCACGCGAAGAGCTGGTTCGGCGAAGCGGACGACGAGGTGTCGACGAAGACCATCGAGAGCCAGAACATCGCATCGGTGAAGGAAGAGTTCGGCGTACCGGCTGACCTCGTCTCCTGCCACACGGCGATTATCGAGGGCTATGTGATCGAGGGCCATGTCCCGGCCGCCGATGTCCAGCGGCTGCTTGCCGCGCGTCCCGAGGGCGTGACCGGGCTGGCCGTACCGGGTATGCCCATCGGCTCGCCCGGCATGGAAATGGGCGACCGCAAGGATGCCTATCAGGTAATCGCGTTCGGTCCCGAAGGCCGCGCGGTCTGGTCGAGCTATCCGGGCAGTTAA
- a CDS encoding DUF305 domain-containing protein: MHSLLRVAAGGLLLSTSTLALAQEVSIVLPGAPGEAPRVIGEAEAIKLSDTRYSPADVHFMQGMIVHHQQAVDMAQLVKARTNNDAILKTADRIEAGQKDEMKFMREWLEARSEPVAMPHSMQHGAHGHGAMKGMATPDQMAALAAANGTEFDRLFLMRMVAHHQGALEMVKDLHESPGSAYDPVMFEFTNEVVSDQQAEIDRMNAVLASLSTDPRATLAAGFRDAGEAISNLRLVVAQPKPAGFFDPENPAQLQPLIEKDEEESDAEKAKAATRDDEEEDEPQFGKRGSLLDFANTDIAFSGDLMVAGSYHGFNAYRLGEDGVPTLVSSTVCPGGQGDVSIVGDLLVMSVQDSRARVDCGLQGVAGKVNAERFRGVRIFDISDITRPRQVGQVQTCRGSHTHSIVSADADRIILYNSGTSYVRDNEELEGCFDSAGDETALFSIDVIEVPVANPAAARIIDSPRIFAADGQIAGLWKGGNHGDGTQDTYITNMCHDITVFPAKNLAAGACSGNGIILDISDPLKPTRIDDVTDKGFAYWHSATFNNDGTKVLFTDEWGGGGRPRCQAGDPTNWGADAFYAIEDGKLEYRGMYKLPAPQGDKENCVAHNGSIIPVPGRDIFVQAWYQGGISVIDFTDATNPFEIAYFDRGPVDEDQLITGGYWSAYWYNGRIYATEIARGLDVFALEPSEFLTAEEIAAAEAATYEGDLFNPQTQTQVTWPDEVVRAAEDSRKGG; encoded by the coding sequence ATGCATTCACTTCTTCGCGTCGCAGCCGGCGGCCTCCTGCTGAGCACTTCCACCCTGGCGCTTGCCCAGGAAGTGTCGATCGTCCTTCCCGGCGCGCCCGGCGAAGCGCCGCGCGTCATCGGGGAAGCCGAAGCGATCAAGCTGTCGGACACGCGCTATTCGCCAGCCGACGTGCACTTCATGCAAGGCATGATCGTCCACCACCAGCAGGCGGTCGACATGGCGCAGTTGGTCAAGGCGCGCACCAATAACGACGCGATCCTGAAGACGGCCGACCGGATCGAGGCCGGGCAGAAGGACGAGATGAAATTCATGCGCGAATGGCTCGAGGCGCGCAGCGAGCCGGTCGCCATGCCGCACTCCATGCAGCACGGCGCGCATGGCCATGGCGCGATGAAGGGCATGGCCACGCCGGACCAGATGGCCGCGCTGGCCGCCGCCAACGGCACAGAGTTCGATCGCCTCTTTCTGATGCGGATGGTGGCCCACCACCAGGGCGCGCTCGAAATGGTCAAGGACCTGCACGAGTCCCCGGGTAGCGCTTACGATCCGGTGATGTTCGAATTCACCAACGAGGTCGTGAGCGACCAGCAGGCCGAAATCGACCGAATGAACGCGGTCCTCGCCTCGCTGTCGACCGATCCCCGCGCCACGTTGGCCGCCGGTTTCCGCGATGCGGGCGAGGCGATTTCGAACCTGCGCCTCGTTGTCGCGCAGCCCAAGCCTGCTGGCTTCTTCGACCCGGAAAATCCTGCCCAGCTCCAGCCGCTGATCGAAAAGGACGAGGAGGAGAGCGACGCCGAGAAGGCCAAAGCCGCCACGCGCGATGACGAGGAAGAGGACGAGCCCCAGTTCGGCAAGCGCGGTTCGCTGCTCGACTTCGCCAACACGGATATCGCCTTCTCTGGCGACCTGATGGTTGCCGGCAGCTACCACGGCTTCAACGCCTATCGCCTCGGCGAGGATGGCGTGCCCACGCTGGTCAGCTCAACCGTCTGCCCCGGCGGGCAGGGTGACGTCTCGATTGTCGGCGACCTGCTGGTGATGAGCGTGCAGGACAGCCGCGCGCGCGTCGACTGCGGACTTCAAGGCGTGGCCGGCAAGGTCAACGCCGAGCGCTTCCGCGGAGTGCGCATCTTCGACATTTCGGACATCACCCGCCCGCGCCAGGTCGGTCAGGTCCAGACCTGCCGTGGCAGCCACACGCATTCGATCGTCAGCGCCGATGCCGACCGCATCATCCTCTACAATTCGGGTACGAGCTATGTGCGCGACAATGAGGAGCTGGAAGGCTGCTTCGACAGCGCCGGCGACGAGACCGCGCTGTTCAGCATCGACGTGATCGAAGTGCCGGTCGCCAATCCGGCCGCTGCGCGCATCATCGACAGCCCGCGCATCTTTGCCGCCGACGGCCAGATCGCAGGCCTGTGGAAGGGCGGCAATCACGGCGATGGTACGCAGGACACCTACATCACCAATATGTGCCACGACATCACTGTTTTCCCGGCGAAGAACCTTGCCGCAGGCGCCTGTTCGGGCAACGGGATCATCCTCGACATTTCCGATCCGCTGAAGCCCACCCGCATCGATGATGTGACCGACAAGGGATTCGCCTATTGGCACTCGGCCACCTTCAACAACGACGGCACCAAGGTGCTCTTCACCGACGAATGGGGCGGGGGCGGACGTCCGCGCTGCCAGGCGGGCGATCCCACGAACTGGGGGGCGGATGCGTTCTACGCCATCGAGGACGGCAAGCTCGAATACCGCGGCATGTACAAGCTGCCGGCACCGCAGGGCGACAAGGAGAACTGCGTCGCGCACAACGGCTCGATCATTCCCGTACCGGGGCGCGATATCTTCGTGCAGGCGTGGTACCAAGGCGGCATTTCGGTGATCGACTTCACCGACGCCACCAACCCCTTCGAAATCGCCTATTTCGACCGCGGTCCGGTGGATGAGGACCAGTTGATTACCGGCGGCTATTGGTCCGCCTATTGGTACAACGGCCGCATCTACGCCACCGAGATCGCGCGCGGACTGGATGTGTTTGCCCTCGAACCGAGCGAATTCTTGACCGCAGAGGAAATCGCCGCCGCCGAGGCTGCGACCTATGAAGGCGATCTCTTCAATCCGCAGACTCAGACGCAAGTGACCTGGCCCGACGAAGTGGTGCGCGCCGCAGAGGACAGCCGCAAGGGCGGCTAG
- a CDS encoding acyl-CoA dehydrogenase family protein, which yields MDFTIPQDLEDYYAGLVSFIEAEIEPLVAKDDNIRFFDHRRENARTDWERGGLPNHEWENLLRQAREVADEAGHWRFSVPKKYGGKDGSNLWMAVIRDRFAQRGLGLHNDLQNEHSIVGNFPFVAMFEAWGTEDQKQEFILGGFEGSRRVAFGLTEPDHGSDATHMETTAVRETCDGVDGWRINGEKMWITGMHVATHCAMFCRTSGEAGDARGITCLLVPNPTEGLEIEEWMWTFNMPTDHPRLSVKDVWVPESAMLGKEGLGLALAQSFVHQNRIRQAASSLGAATYCVEESVRYARTRKPFGEELAQNQAIQFPLVELATQCEMLRLLIYKTAWEMDSMPHEEIEKTLSDKVSMCNYWANRLVCEAADRAMQVHGGIGYSRHKPFEHIYRHHRRYRITEGAEEIQMRKVGAYLFGYLGPRKGRYGSL from the coding sequence ATGGACTTCACCATCCCGCAAGACCTCGAGGACTATTACGCCGGACTCGTCTCCTTCATCGAGGCCGAGATCGAGCCGTTGGTCGCGAAGGATGACAACATCCGTTTCTTCGACCACCGCCGCGAAAACGCGCGGACCGATTGGGAGCGGGGCGGACTTCCGAACCATGAGTGGGAAAACCTTCTGCGACAGGCGCGCGAGGTCGCGGACGAGGCAGGACACTGGCGCTTTTCCGTGCCGAAAAAATACGGCGGGAAGGATGGCTCGAACCTCTGGATGGCGGTGATCCGCGATCGGTTCGCGCAGCGCGGGCTGGGTCTCCACAACGACCTCCAGAACGAGCATTCGATTGTCGGCAATTTTCCCTTCGTCGCCATGTTCGAGGCGTGGGGGACCGAGGATCAGAAGCAGGAATTCATTCTCGGCGGCTTCGAGGGCAGCCGTCGCGTCGCCTTCGGTCTGACCGAGCCCGACCATGGCTCGGACGCAACCCACATGGAAACAACCGCCGTGCGCGAAACCTGCGATGGCGTGGATGGCTGGCGGATCAATGGCGAGAAGATGTGGATCACCGGCATGCACGTCGCCACCCATTGCGCCATGTTCTGCCGCACCAGCGGCGAAGCGGGCGACGCGCGTGGCATCACCTGCCTGCTCGTGCCCAACCCGACCGAGGGGTTGGAGATCGAGGAGTGGATGTGGACCTTCAACATGCCCACCGATCATCCTCGCCTGTCGGTGAAGGATGTCTGGGTGCCGGAAAGCGCGATGCTCGGGAAGGAAGGCCTCGGCCTCGCGCTGGCGCAGAGCTTCGTCCACCAGAACCGCATTAGGCAGGCGGCGAGCAGTCTCGGCGCGGCGACCTATTGCGTTGAGGAAAGCGTCCGATACGCCCGGACCCGCAAGCCTTTTGGCGAGGAACTCGCGCAGAACCAGGCGATACAGTTCCCGCTGGTCGAGCTCGCCACCCAGTGCGAGATGCTGCGCCTGCTGATCTACAAGACGGCGTGGGAGATGGACAGCATGCCGCATGAGGAGATCGAAAAGACGCTCTCCGACAAGGTTTCCATGTGCAATTACTGGGCGAACCGGCTGGTGTGCGAGGCCGCCGACCGCGCGATGCAGGTGCATGGCGGCATCGGCTATTCGCGGCACAAGCCGTTCGAGCACATCTATCGCCACCACCGCCGCTACCGGATTACCGAGGGTGCGGAGGAGATCCAGATGCGCAAGGTCGGCGCGTATCTGTTCGGCTATCTGGGGCCGCGAAAAGGGCGCTACGGCTCTCTTTAG
- a CDS encoding phosphotransferase: protein MAIPALRHKVPMGESEGESLLHEGLTRALRRAGIGAPAELQRLTGGATMESWRFEAEGMAYVLRRAPSLAFMEERPFGHDSEAALIRAARDAGVTAPEVVVELDESDGIGSGFVMRALPGTPDPRAILAMEQPEVILAEAARDLARIHSLAPAALAADVPMLDYREGVEKLREQFEEAGGDRPIIALGLRWLLDNLPEPVEPVLNHGDFRLGNLLAEDSHLTGVLDWELAHFGDWHEDLAFGCMPVWRFGAYDRPALGLGSLENYFTAYEAAGGRTVDPARFSFWTIYRTVWWALGCLKNARVWREGQDRMLERVVISRRTSEQEVDLLLLLEEDAPTDCTVRQLWEPQPRPDEDTGDASMEEILIAVSEWLASMKDRVEGHDRFQLAVAINALGIAIRDDRYLPHLHANKRMAQDIISGAKRLDQHGVIGRLRQAALEKVTVDSPKYPSLQVALDRWTIPKVQN from the coding sequence GTGGCCATTCCCGCTCTGCGCCACAAAGTGCCTATGGGAGAGAGCGAGGGCGAGAGCCTGCTGCACGAAGGACTGACGCGCGCGCTTCGCCGCGCCGGGATCGGTGCGCCCGCCGAACTGCAACGACTGACGGGCGGCGCAACCATGGAAAGCTGGCGCTTCGAGGCAGAGGGCATGGCCTATGTCCTGCGCCGTGCGCCGAGCCTCGCCTTCATGGAGGAACGCCCCTTCGGTCACGATAGCGAGGCGGCCCTGATCCGCGCCGCGCGCGACGCCGGAGTGACCGCGCCGGAAGTGGTGGTGGAACTGGATGAGAGCGACGGGATCGGCAGCGGCTTCGTGATGCGCGCGCTACCGGGGACGCCCGATCCGCGCGCCATTCTGGCAATGGAGCAACCGGAGGTCATACTTGCGGAGGCCGCACGCGACCTTGCCCGGATCCATTCGCTAGCGCCTGCCGCTTTGGCCGCCGATGTTCCGATGCTCGACTACCGCGAGGGCGTCGAGAAGCTGCGCGAGCAGTTCGAGGAGGCGGGCGGCGATCGCCCCATCATCGCGCTGGGCCTGCGCTGGCTGCTGGACAATCTGCCGGAGCCGGTGGAGCCTGTGCTCAACCATGGCGATTTTCGCCTCGGCAACCTGCTCGCCGAAGATTCGCACCTCACCGGCGTGCTCGATTGGGAGCTGGCGCATTTCGGCGACTGGCACGAGGATCTGGCTTTCGGCTGCATGCCGGTCTGGCGCTTCGGGGCATATGATCGCCCCGCGCTCGGGCTTGGTTCGCTGGAGAACTATTTCACGGCCTATGAGGCGGCGGGCGGTAGGACGGTCGATCCGGCGCGCTTTAGCTTCTGGACGATCTACCGCACCGTGTGGTGGGCGCTGGGTTGCCTGAAGAACGCGAGGGTCTGGCGCGAAGGTCAGGACCGGATGCTCGAGCGGGTCGTGATTTCACGGCGGACGAGTGAGCAGGAAGTGGACCTGCTGCTGCTTCTCGAAGAGGATGCTCCTACAGACTGCACTGTGCGACAGCTATGGGAACCGCAACCGCGACCGGACGAAGACACTGGCGACGCGTCGATGGAGGAAATCCTTATCGCTGTTTCGGAGTGGCTTGCATCCATGAAAGACCGTGTCGAAGGGCATGACCGGTTCCAGCTTGCCGTAGCCATAAACGCCTTGGGCATTGCCATCAGGGATGACCGCTATCTGCCCCATCTCCATGCGAACAAACGAATGGCGCAAGACATAATATCGGGAGCAAAGCGGCTCGACCAGCACGGTGTGATCGGCAGGCTCCGTCAGGCAGCGCTTGAGAAGGTTACCGTCGACTCGCCCAAATATCCCTCGCTTCAGGTCGCGCTCGATAGATGGACAATCCCGAAGGTGCAAAACTGA